The Herminiimonas arsenitoxidans genome window below encodes:
- a CDS encoding efflux RND transporter permease subunit codes for MAVSDRSIDLPVITDLSKFDRNSGSWLERFIFNHRAIMVGICVLMTAFLGWHASKLPVNASFDKMIPGSHPYIKNYMENRESLRGMGNSIRISLENTSGDIFDKDYLETLRSINDKVYLMPGVDRAFMRGLWTSSLRWTEITEEGYRGGAVMPERWDGSEDSTKQLQINIARAGIVGSFVADNLKSSVIFVPLVEKNPETGAQLDYAEFSRQLEREVRSMQTDKFKVHIVGFAKLAGDLIDGLYDVMMYFGLSALIAAVFVLLYTRCIRSTVLLVVMALLGVVWLLGLLQLMGYVLDPYSILVPFLIFAIGLSHGAQKMNGIMQDVGRGTHKYVAARYTFRRLFMAGLAALLTNIVGFAVLMIIDIPAIREMALTTSVGVTVLIFTKLVLIPVMLSYTGVSEKAAKRSVMNEDKAATTGIFRFIRAGLISLCERRNAIIVILIAIGLASMAMVVRKDIQIGDLDPGAPELRPDSRYNKDVAFITANYGLSTDQFVVMLKTKQGECYSYPTLVEADRLGAALRQVPGVQTTFSLADGIRRGTSGMFEGSPKWQAISRNANNRAQAFNIFQGDRPDLADRTCAVTPLIAYLSDHKAGTLTRVVQEVEAFSAAHGSPDREFLLAAGNAGIEAVTNIVVKKSFWTMHFVLYGAVTLLCLITFRSWRATLVAIIPLLLTSILCEALMVWLNIGIKVAVLPVIAVGVGVGVDYALYLLSIQLAMQRRGATLAEAYAHSLDFTGKIVALVGMTMAAGVITWAWSPIKFQADMGILLTFMFIWNMVGALLLIPALSYFLLRTSADRDNAKAAKGVKAEDAKTEESVRSAMISGLSVNN; via the coding sequence ATGGCAGTATCGGACCGGTCAATTGACTTGCCAGTGATTACGGACTTGAGCAAGTTCGACCGTAATAGCGGATCGTGGCTTGAGCGATTTATTTTCAATCATCGTGCCATCATGGTTGGCATTTGTGTGCTGATGACGGCATTTCTCGGATGGCATGCTTCCAAGCTGCCGGTCAATGCCAGCTTCGACAAAATGATTCCGGGCTCGCATCCGTATATCAAGAATTACATGGAGAACCGCGAATCGTTGCGCGGCATGGGCAACTCGATTCGTATCTCCCTGGAAAATACCAGTGGCGATATCTTCGATAAAGATTATCTGGAAACCTTGCGTAGCATTAACGACAAGGTATATCTGATGCCTGGCGTTGATCGCGCGTTCATGCGCGGGCTCTGGACTTCAAGTCTGCGCTGGACAGAGATTACGGAAGAGGGCTATCGCGGTGGTGCCGTCATGCCGGAGCGCTGGGACGGTAGTGAAGACTCGACCAAGCAATTGCAGATCAATATCGCACGTGCCGGTATCGTCGGTAGTTTCGTTGCTGACAATCTGAAATCCTCGGTGATCTTTGTGCCGCTGGTCGAGAAAAATCCGGAGACTGGTGCGCAACTGGACTATGCAGAATTCTCGCGTCAGTTGGAGCGTGAAGTCCGCTCGATGCAGACCGACAAGTTCAAGGTTCACATCGTCGGCTTCGCCAAATTGGCCGGCGATCTGATTGATGGTCTGTATGACGTGATGATGTATTTCGGCTTGTCCGCCCTGATTGCTGCCGTGTTTGTGTTGCTCTATACGCGCTGCATACGCAGTACCGTTTTGCTGGTGGTGATGGCATTGCTCGGTGTGGTGTGGTTGCTAGGCTTGCTGCAATTGATGGGCTATGTGCTTGATCCGTATTCGATACTGGTACCGTTCCTGATCTTTGCCATCGGTTTGTCGCACGGCGCGCAAAAGATGAACGGCATCATGCAGGATGTCGGGCGCGGCACTCATAAATATGTTGCCGCACGCTATACCTTCCGACGTTTGTTTATGGCCGGACTTGCTGCATTGTTGACTAATATCGTCGGTTTTGCCGTGCTGATGATTATTGATATTCCGGCGATACGTGAAATGGCACTGACCACCAGCGTCGGCGTAACAGTGTTGATTTTTACCAAGTTGGTGCTGATCCCGGTGATGTTGTCTTATACCGGCGTGAGTGAAAAGGCGGCAAAACGTAGCGTGATGAATGAGGACAAGGCCGCGACGACAGGCATTTTCCGTTTCATACGCGCTGGTCTGATCAGCTTGTGCGAACGGCGCAATGCCATCATTGTTATTCTGATAGCAATCGGCCTGGCTAGCATGGCGATGGTGGTGCGTAAGGATATTCAGATCGGCGATCTGGATCCCGGCGCACCGGAACTACGGCCTGACTCACGATACAACAAAGACGTTGCGTTCATTACTGCCAACTACGGTCTTTCTACTGATCAGTTTGTGGTGATGCTGAAGACCAAGCAGGGCGAATGCTATTCCTATCCGACGCTGGTCGAAGCGGACCGTTTGGGCGCTGCACTGCGTCAGGTACCTGGCGTGCAAACTACATTCTCCTTGGCTGACGGTATCCGCCGCGGAACTTCGGGCATGTTTGAAGGCAGTCCTAAATGGCAGGCGATTTCTCGCAATGCAAACAATCGCGCTCAGGCATTCAATATTTTCCAAGGGGATAGACCTGATCTGGCTGACCGTACTTGTGCCGTCACGCCACTGATTGCGTATCTGAGCGATCACAAGGCTGGGACGCTAACTCGCGTAGTGCAGGAAGTGGAAGCTTTTTCTGCCGCACACGGTTCTCCTGATCGCGAATTTTTGCTTGCTGCGGGTAATGCCGGTATTGAAGCGGTGACCAACATCGTAGTCAAGAAGAGTTTTTGGACCATGCACTTTGTGTTGTACGGTGCAGTGACTCTGTTGTGCTTGATTACCTTCCGTAGTTGGCGCGCAACCCTGGTGGCGATCATTCCACTGCTGTTGACATCCATTCTGTGCGAAGCGCTGATGGTCTGGCTCAATATTGGTATCAAGGTCGCTGTACTGCCGGTGATTGCAGTCGGCGTTGGCGTTGGCGTCGACTATGCCTTGTATCTGTTGAGCATCCAGTTGGCGATGCAACGTCGCGGGGCAACGCTGGCAGAGGCTTATGCGCATTCGCTGGATTTCACCGGCAAGATTGTTGCGTTGGTCGGCATGACGATGGCTGCCGGCGTCATCACCTGGGCTTGGTCACCGATCAAGTTCCAGGCTGATATGGGAATCTTGCTGACCTTTATGTTCATCTGGAATATGGTCGGTGCGCTGCTCCTGATTCCTGCCTTGTCTTATTTCCTGTTGCGCACTAGCGCTGATCGCGACAATGCCAAGGCTGCGAAAGGCGTCAAGGCGGAGGATGCCAAGACCGAAGAATCCGTCCGCTCGGCAATGATATCGGGCCTCTCTGTGAATAACTAA
- a CDS encoding enoyl-CoA hydratase/isomerase family protein, translated as MKLSEYKTISFERRGKVLYLTFNQPDTLNSFHGESHTELSHIFYDVVEDPESEIIVVTGAGRAFSAGGDIEYMQWLYDNPKEFYRCVREAKRVVMGMLECDKPIIGKINGDAIGLGSTVALFCDMIFAADTARFGDPHNNVGLTSGDGGQIIWPHLIGYARAKHYLLTGEKIDAKEAAKIGLINGAMPAAELDAYVDQYVDKLAALPTQSLRWSKSTINVPLRQMAASMMDVGMAYENVAARTADHVEAISAFREKRKPAFTGK; from the coding sequence ATGAAATTATCTGAATACAAAACTATTAGCTTTGAACGACGCGGCAAAGTGCTGTACTTGACATTCAATCAGCCGGATACGCTGAACAGTTTTCATGGCGAGTCACATACCGAGTTGTCGCATATTTTCTACGACGTGGTGGAAGATCCAGAGAGCGAAATCATCGTTGTGACAGGTGCAGGTCGTGCCTTCAGCGCTGGCGGGGATATTGAGTACATGCAGTGGTTGTACGACAATCCGAAAGAGTTCTATCGTTGCGTGCGTGAAGCCAAACGCGTTGTCATGGGCATGCTGGAATGTGACAAACCTATCATCGGTAAGATCAATGGCGATGCTATTGGTTTGGGCTCAACCGTCGCCTTGTTCTGCGACATGATCTTTGCAGCTGACACTGCTCGCTTCGGTGATCCACACAATAACGTTGGCCTGACATCGGGTGATGGCGGTCAAATCATTTGGCCGCATCTGATTGGCTATGCACGTGCCAAACACTATTTACTGACTGGTGAAAAGATTGATGCCAAGGAAGCGGCCAAGATCGGCCTGATCAACGGTGCTATGCCGGCTGCTGAGCTGGATGCTTATGTCGATCAATACGTGGATAAACTGGCGGCGTTACCGACGCAATCTTTGCGCTGGAGCAAGTCGACCATCAATGTGCCGTTGCGCCAGATGGCTGCGAGCATGATGGATGTTGGCATGGCATACGAAAATGTTGCTGCACGTACCGCAGATCACGTAGAGGCGATTTCGGCATTCCGCGAAAAACGTAAACCGGCTTTCACGGGCAAGTAA
- a CDS encoding metal-dependent hydrolase → MKVRFPKLDFSKVRAHWASSIEFSQRYNSASTVPAHIEPYLVKVMIQAKKVLDPKHKKLHEDLDIFIKQEVQHCKQHLAFNNSLYAQGYEGMKAIEDVYRADYDRFLKEKSLRFNLAYAEGFEAMGSASALVFFEDLGDLLDGADKEAVDLWKWHLAEEFEHREVAFQVYQAICGRGFFAWLYRLYGLFYAVKHIRTHTTILEEFLISQDRKGMTPEQVAQSIERQKEVAKRVSKASLPRMLGTLSPFYDPGKKVAPAGMDAYLQQF, encoded by the coding sequence ATGAAAGTACGCTTCCCCAAGCTGGACTTCTCCAAGGTGCGTGCCCATTGGGCCAGCAGCATAGAGTTCTCGCAGCGCTATAACTCAGCATCCACAGTGCCCGCTCATATCGAACCATATTTGGTCAAGGTCATGATACAGGCCAAGAAGGTCCTCGATCCCAAACATAAAAAGCTGCATGAAGATCTGGATATCTTCATCAAGCAGGAAGTCCAGCATTGCAAGCAGCATCTGGCATTCAATAATTCCCTGTATGCCCAAGGCTACGAAGGAATGAAAGCGATCGAAGATGTTTATCGCGCTGACTACGATCGCTTCCTGAAAGAGAAATCACTGCGTTTTAACCTGGCCTATGCCGAAGGTTTCGAGGCCATGGGCTCTGCATCTGCTCTGGTGTTCTTTGAAGATTTGGGTGATCTGTTAGATGGGGCCGATAAGGAAGCTGTCGATCTGTGGAAATGGCATCTGGCAGAAGAATTTGAACATCGGGAAGTTGCATTCCAGGTGTATCAGGCTATCTGTGGTCGTGGCTTCTTTGCCTGGCTGTATCGCTTGTATGGTCTGTTTTATGCCGTCAAACATATCCGTACCCATACGACGATATTGGAAGAATTCCTGATCAGTCAGGATCGCAAAGGTATGACACCTGAACAGGTGGCGCAATCCATCGAGCGTCAGAAGGAAGTTGCCAAGCGCGTCTCCAAAGCATCCTTGCCACGCATGCTGGGTACTTTGTCACCATTCTACGATCCGGGCAAAAAAGTCGCGCCAGCTGGTATGGATGCGTATTTGCAGCAGTTCTAA